In Sideroxyarcus emersonii, one DNA window encodes the following:
- a CDS encoding YebC/PmpR family DNA-binding transcriptional regulator, giving the protein MAGHSKWANIQHRKGRQDAKRGQIFTRLIKEITVAAKLGGSDPDINPRLRLAMEKAYDHNMPKDNVERAIKRGAGELEGVDYMELRYEGYGINGAAVMVDCMTDNKTRTVADVRHAFVKHGGNLGTDGSVAFMFKHCGQMVFAPGTDENALMEVALDAGAEDIINNDDGSIEVITAPHDFMAVKQRLEAAGFKPEMGEVTMKAENEVVLAGEDAARMQKLLDALEDLGDVQQVYTNAVIEE; this is encoded by the coding sequence ATGGCCGGCCACAGTAAATGGGCGAATATTCAACACCGCAAAGGGCGTCAGGACGCCAAGCGCGGCCAGATATTCACCCGCCTGATCAAGGAGATCACCGTTGCGGCGAAACTCGGCGGCAGCGATCCGGACATCAATCCGCGCCTGCGTCTGGCGATGGAAAAGGCCTACGACCACAACATGCCGAAGGACAACGTCGAGCGTGCCATCAAGCGCGGCGCCGGGGAGCTGGAAGGCGTGGATTACATGGAGCTGCGCTACGAAGGCTACGGTATCAACGGCGCGGCGGTGATGGTGGACTGCATGACCGACAACAAGACCCGCACCGTGGCCGATGTGCGCCATGCCTTCGTCAAGCATGGCGGCAACCTTGGCACCGACGGCTCGGTGGCGTTCATGTTCAAGCATTGCGGCCAGATGGTCTTCGCCCCCGGTACCGACGAGAATGCGTTGATGGAAGTGGCGCTGGACGCGGGCGCCGAAGACATCATCAATAACGACGACGGCAGCATCGAGGTCATCACCGCGCCGCATGATTTCATGGCGGTGAAGCAGCGCCTGGAAGCGGCCGGCTTCAAGCCGGAGATGGGCGAAGTCACCATGAAGGCGGAAAACGAGGTGGTGCTTGCCGGCGAAGACGCGGCCAGGATGCAGAAGCTGCTGGACGCGCTGGAGGACCTGGGCGATGTGCAGCAGGTCTATACCAACGCGGTGATCGAGGAGTGA
- the ruvC gene encoding crossover junction endodeoxyribonuclease RuvC has translation MRILGIDPGLRITGFGVLDKQGQQLHYVASGCIKTPDGELPGRLKVILSSLGEVIARHKPEQVAVEKVFVNVNPQSTLLLGQARGAAICAAVQADLPVAEYTALQVKQAVVGNGHADKEQVQAMVQRLLKLSGTPSPDAADALACAICHAHGGMGLGALATKGFRVRGGRLV, from the coding sequence GTGCGCATTTTAGGTATTGACCCCGGCCTGCGCATCACGGGGTTCGGTGTGCTCGACAAGCAAGGCCAGCAGTTGCACTACGTTGCCAGCGGTTGCATCAAGACGCCGGACGGCGAATTGCCGGGGCGCTTGAAAGTGATCCTCAGTTCGCTGGGCGAGGTCATCGCCCGGCACAAGCCGGAGCAGGTGGCGGTGGAAAAGGTGTTCGTCAACGTCAACCCGCAGTCCACGCTGCTGCTCGGCCAGGCGCGCGGCGCGGCCATCTGTGCAGCGGTGCAGGCGGATTTGCCGGTGGCGGAATACACCGCGCTGCAGGTGAAGCAGGCGGTGGTCGGCAACGGCCACGCCGACAAGGAGCAGGTGCAGGCGATGGTGCAGCGCCTGCTCAAACTGTCCGGCACGCCCAGTCCGGATGCGGCGGATGCGCTGGCCTGCGCCATCTGCCATGCGCACGGCGGCATGGGGTTGGGGGCCTTGGCGACCAAGGGGTTTCGTGTACGGGGGGGGAGACTGGTATGA
- a CDS encoding prenyltransferase, with amino-acid sequence MTQPMEPTLAAFQNPLARYFAATRPAFLTASLMACTIGLAVAWHDGLAFDVPFALITLLLALLAHAGVNVLNDYYDALNGTDAQNTGRIFPFTGGSRFIQNGVLTLAQTRNLGFVLMACVAAAGLWLMARSASQLFYVGLAGLFIGWAYSAPPFRLNSRGLGELCVAAGFLAITVGADFVQRKGFAAAPFAAGLPYALLVTNLLYINQFPDRVADTAAGKLHWVARLEVRQARWGYVLIVALAYIWLLALVALGRLPLLALLALFALPLSAGASRLLLRHAAQPQQLGDAIKLTIGAMMAHGALLSLALILSKGNT; translated from the coding sequence ATGACGCAACCGATGGAACCGACGCTCGCAGCATTCCAGAACCCGCTCGCACGTTATTTCGCGGCGACGCGGCCGGCCTTCCTGACGGCCAGCCTGATGGCCTGCACGATCGGGCTGGCGGTCGCCTGGCACGATGGCCTGGCGTTCGATGTCCCGTTCGCGCTGATCACGCTGCTGTTGGCACTGCTGGCTCATGCCGGGGTGAACGTGCTGAATGATTATTACGATGCGCTCAACGGCACCGATGCGCAGAACACCGGGCGCATCTTCCCCTTCACCGGCGGCAGCCGCTTCATCCAGAACGGCGTGCTGACGCTGGCGCAGACGCGCAACCTCGGGTTTGTGCTGATGGCGTGTGTGGCTGCTGCCGGGCTGTGGCTGATGGCCCGTTCCGCGTCGCAGCTGTTTTACGTCGGGCTGGCGGGGTTGTTCATCGGCTGGGCGTATTCGGCGCCGCCTTTTCGCCTGAACAGCCGCGGCCTGGGGGAGTTGTGCGTGGCGGCAGGATTTCTTGCCATCACCGTCGGTGCGGATTTCGTGCAGCGCAAGGGTTTTGCAGCCGCGCCTTTTGCGGCAGGATTGCCGTACGCGCTGCTGGTGACCAACCTGCTCTACATCAACCAGTTCCCCGATCGCGTAGCCGACACCGCCGCCGGCAAGCTGCACTGGGTGGCGCGCCTGGAAGTGCGGCAGGCACGCTGGGGGTATGTGCTGATCGTCGCGCTGGCGTATATCTGGTTGCTGGCGCTCGTGGCGCTGGGCCGGTTGCCGTTGCTCGCCCTGCTGGCGCTGTTCGCATTGCCGTTGAGCGCGGGGGCGTCGCGATTGCTGTTGCGTCACGCCGCACAGCCCCAACAGCTGGGCGATGCGATCAAGCTGACCATCGGGGCGATGATGGCGCATGGGGCGTTACTGTCGCTGGCGTTGATATTGAGTAAAGGAAATACATGA
- the ruvA gene encoding Holliday junction branch migration protein RuvA encodes MIGRLSGILLEKNPPQILLDVQGVGYEVDVPMSTFYNLPALQEKVTLHTQLIVREDAHLLFGFLSQEERLAFRQLLKISGVGPKLALSVLSGLSIADLAAAVADKDASRLTRIPGVGKKTAERLLLELQGKFAASAPGTSSGMPAASSGGDIVNALLALGYNEKEADWAAKQLPKESGVSDGIRQALKLLSRA; translated from the coding sequence ATGATCGGAAGACTGAGCGGCATCCTGCTGGAGAAGAACCCGCCGCAGATACTGCTGGATGTGCAGGGCGTCGGCTACGAGGTGGACGTGCCGATGAGCACCTTCTACAACCTGCCCGCGTTGCAGGAAAAGGTCACGCTGCACACGCAGCTCATCGTGCGCGAGGATGCGCATCTGCTGTTCGGCTTCCTGAGCCAGGAAGAGCGCCTTGCCTTCCGCCAGCTGCTGAAAATCAGCGGCGTCGGCCCCAAGCTCGCGCTTTCCGTGCTGTCGGGCCTGAGCATCGCCGACCTTGCGGCTGCGGTGGCGGACAAGGATGCTTCGCGCCTGACCAGGATTCCCGGCGTGGGCAAGAAGACAGCCGAACGCCTGTTGCTGGAACTGCAGGGCAAGTTTGCGGCGAGCGCGCCCGGGACGTCATCTGGCATGCCGGCCGCATCGTCCGGCGGCGATATCGTCAATGCCTTGCTGGCGCTGGGTTACAACGAGAAAGAAGCGGACTGGGCGGCGAAGCAGTTGCCGAAGGAGTCCGGCGTCTCGGACGGCATTCGCCAGGCGCTTAAGTTATTATCCAGAGCATGA
- the ruvB gene encoding Holliday junction branch migration DNA helicase RuvB has translation MIQHDDLSAAPRLISAAPVSQQEEALERALRPKQLDEYVGQEKIRGQLEIFIQAAKQRKEPLDHVLLFGPPGLGKTTLAQIIAREMGVNIRHTSGPVLERAGDLAALLTNLEPHDVLFIDEIHRLSPVVEEILYPALEDYQIDIMIGEGPGARSVKIDLPPFTLVGATTRAGMLTNPLRDRFGIVARLEFYTAEELQRIVMRSASLLEMSLTQDGALEIAKRSRGTPRIANRLLRRVRDFADVKAGGDANREVADAALTMLDVDSRGLDVMDRKLLQTVIEKFMGGPVGVDNLAAAIGEERDTIEDVLEPYLIQQGYLQRTPRGRMATANAYQHFGLIQPRSGNNKELWDE, from the coding sequence ATGATCCAGCACGACGACCTTTCCGCCGCACCGCGCCTCATCTCCGCTGCGCCTGTCTCGCAGCAGGAAGAGGCACTGGAGCGCGCGCTGCGCCCCAAGCAGCTGGACGAATATGTCGGGCAGGAGAAGATACGCGGCCAGCTGGAGATATTCATCCAGGCCGCGAAACAGCGCAAAGAGCCGCTCGATCACGTGCTGCTGTTCGGACCGCCCGGTCTGGGCAAGACCACGCTGGCGCAGATCATCGCGCGCGAGATGGGTGTCAACATCCGCCATACTTCCGGCCCGGTGCTGGAACGGGCGGGCGATCTGGCGGCCCTGCTGACCAATCTGGAGCCGCACGACGTATTGTTCATCGACGAGATCCATCGCCTGTCGCCGGTGGTGGAGGAGATACTCTATCCGGCGCTGGAGGATTACCAGATCGACATCATGATCGGCGAGGGGCCGGGGGCCCGTTCCGTGAAGATCGATCTGCCGCCGTTTACGCTGGTCGGCGCGACCACGCGGGCCGGCATGCTGACCAACCCGCTGCGCGACCGTTTCGGCATCGTGGCGCGGCTGGAGTTCTACACGGCGGAAGAGTTGCAGCGCATCGTGATGCGTTCGGCCTCGCTGCTGGAGATGAGCCTGACCCAGGATGGCGCGCTGGAGATCGCAAAACGTTCGCGCGGCACGCCGCGCATTGCCAACCGGCTCTTGCGCCGGGTGCGTGACTTCGCCGATGTGAAGGCAGGCGGCGATGCCAACCGCGAAGTGGCGGATGCCGCGCTGACCATGCTGGATGTCGATTCGCGCGGGCTGGATGTGATGGACCGCAAGCTGTTGCAGACCGTGATCGAGAAATTCATGGGCGGACCGGTCGGGGTGGACAACCTCGCTGCCGCCATCGGCGAAGAGCGCGACACCATCGAGGATGTGCTGGAACCTTACCTGATCCAGCAGGGCTACCTGCAGCGTACGCCGCGCGGGCGCATGGCGACGGCGAACGCTTATCAGCATTTCGGGCTGATCCAGCCGCGCAGCGGCAACAACAAGGAATTGTGGGATGAGTAA
- the ybgC gene encoding tol-pal system-associated acyl-CoA thioesterase, translating into MSKHKVFSWPVRIYFQDTDAGGVTYHASYVNFMERSRTEWLRTFGYSNAGLMQELGMVFVVRSLKLDYLKPALLDDLVAVTSSIKEVGRSRVTVSQQILRGEELLAEGEVHLVCVDMKTFKPVSVPDVLRKHWD; encoded by the coding sequence ATGAGTAAGCACAAGGTGTTCTCATGGCCGGTCCGGATTTATTTCCAGGACACGGATGCCGGCGGCGTGACCTATCACGCCAGCTATGTGAACTTCATGGAGCGTTCGCGCACCGAGTGGCTGCGTACCTTCGGCTACAGCAACGCGGGGCTGATGCAGGAGCTGGGCATGGTGTTCGTGGTGCGCTCGCTCAAGCTGGATTACCTGAAACCGGCCCTGCTGGACGACCTGGTGGCGGTCACTTCCAGCATCAAGGAGGTCGGGCGCAGCCGCGTCACCGTGTCGCAGCAGATCCTGCGCGGTGAGGAATTGCTGGCCGAAGGAGAGGTGCATCTGGTCTGCGTGGACATGAAAACCTTCAAGCCGGTGAGCGTGCCGGACGTATTGCGTAAACATTGGGATTGA